The following are encoded together in the Bacillota bacterium genome:
- the ffh gene encoding signal recognition particle protein, giving the protein MFESLTEKLQTVFRRLSNQGKVTEQDVNEALREVRIALLEADVHFKVVKDFIARVRERAIGQEVLESLTATQQVIKIVHEELVSLLGDGAEGVRFAPRPPTVILLCGLQGSGKTTTAAKLGLWLRKQGRRPLLVAADVHRPAAVQQLKVLGQNLQIPVFAIDNSKDAVRIAHEALHYAVQQGHDVVILDTAGRLHIDNEMMDEVRRVKEATQPNEVLLVLDAMTGQDAVRVAEEFHRHLEVDGFILTKLDGDTRGGAAISIRAVVGKPIKFVGVGEKPDALDVFHPDRMAGRILGMGDVLTLIEKAQQTFDQKQVEELQRKLRQNQFDLNDFLMQMRQMQQMGPLDQLLKMIPGLGAQLKDVQIEPKELKRVEAIILSMTQEERANPHIINASRKRRIARGSGTTVHEVNELLSQFEEMRHMIRELNALQSGGGKGKRKIRLPFFG; this is encoded by the coding sequence TTGTTTGAAAGCCTGACGGAAAAACTGCAGACGGTCTTTCGACGGCTGAGCAATCAGGGCAAGGTCACCGAGCAGGATGTGAACGAAGCCCTGCGGGAAGTGCGCATCGCCCTGCTGGAAGCGGATGTACACTTTAAGGTCGTCAAGGACTTTATCGCGCGTGTGCGCGAGCGCGCCATAGGGCAGGAGGTGCTGGAAAGCCTCACCGCCACCCAGCAGGTCATTAAAATCGTGCACGAAGAGCTGGTCAGCCTGCTCGGCGATGGGGCAGAAGGTGTCCGATTTGCGCCCAGGCCTCCCACCGTCATCTTGCTGTGCGGTCTGCAGGGTTCCGGCAAGACCACCACCGCGGCGAAGCTGGGACTGTGGCTGCGCAAGCAAGGGCGTCGTCCGTTGCTGGTAGCGGCGGACGTGCATCGTCCAGCAGCAGTACAGCAGCTGAAGGTGCTGGGACAGAACCTGCAGATACCGGTTTTTGCGATAGATAACAGTAAGGACGCGGTGCGTATTGCCCACGAAGCCCTGCACTATGCCGTGCAACAGGGGCACGACGTGGTGATTCTGGACACCGCGGGGCGCCTGCACATTGACAACGAAATGATGGACGAGGTGCGCCGCGTTAAGGAGGCCACCCAGCCCAATGAGGTGCTGCTCGTTCTGGATGCCATGACCGGTCAGGATGCAGTGCGGGTAGCGGAGGAGTTTCACCGCCACCTGGAGGTCGACGGCTTTATCCTCACCAAGCTGGATGGTGACACGCGCGGGGGCGCGGCAATCTCCATCCGTGCCGTCGTGGGCAAGCCCATCAAGTTCGTCGGCGTGGGCGAGAAGCCGGATGCGCTGGACGTTTTCCACCCCGACCGCATGGCGGGGCGCATCCTGGGCATGGGCGACGTGCTGACGCTGATCGAGAAGGCACAGCAGACCTTTGACCAGAAGCAGGTGGAGGAGCTGCAGCGCAAGCTGCGCCAGAACCAGTTTGACCTGAACGATTTCCTGATGCAGATGCGCCAGATGCAGCAGATGGGACCACTGGACCAGCTGCTGAAGATGATACCCGGTCTGGGTGCGCAGTTAAAGGACGTGCAGATAGAGCCGAAAGAATTAAAGCGTGTGGAAGCCATCATTCTTTCGATGACACAGGAGGAGCGCGCGAACCCGCACATCATCAACGCCAGCCGAAAGCGGCGCATTGCGCGGGGTAGCGGCACTACGGTGCACGAGGTGAACGAGCTGCTGTCGCAGTTCGAAGAGATGCGCCACATGATCCGAGAGCTAAACGCCTTACAGTCCGGAGGAGGCAAAGGCAAACGCAAGATACGCCTGCCTTTCTTCGGATAA